In the Arthrobacter zhaoxinii genome, one interval contains:
- a CDS encoding 6-phosphofructokinase produces MKIGILTSGGDCPGLNAVIRGAVLKGIKEYEDIEFVGFRDGWRGVVDGDIMDLPRSSVRGISKQGGTILGTSRTNPFEGPNGGPEKIKATLERLGIDAVIAIGGEGTLAAAQRLTDAGLKIVGVPKTVDNDLDATDYTFGFDTAVEIATEACDRLRTTGESHHRCMVAEVMGRHVGWIALHTGMAAGAHAILIPEHPVSIDQISQWVSDARDRGRAPLVVVAEGFVTTDMEMPHSERGLDSFGRPRLGGIGELLAPEIEARTGIETRATVLGHIQRGGVPTAFDRVLATRLGMAAVDSVVDGLWGTMVALHGTDIVHVGFEKALGNLKTVPEQRYDEAAILFG; encoded by the coding sequence ATGAAAATCGGTATCCTCACCAGCGGAGGCGACTGCCCCGGGCTGAACGCCGTGATCCGCGGTGCCGTCCTCAAAGGCATCAAGGAATACGAGGACATTGAGTTCGTCGGCTTCCGTGACGGCTGGCGCGGCGTCGTCGACGGCGACATCATGGACCTCCCGCGCTCCAGCGTCCGCGGTATCTCCAAGCAGGGCGGCACGATCCTCGGGACCTCCCGCACCAACCCGTTTGAAGGCCCCAACGGCGGCCCGGAAAAGATCAAGGCAACGCTGGAGCGCCTGGGGATCGACGCAGTCATCGCCATCGGCGGCGAGGGCACCCTTGCCGCTGCACAACGGCTGACGGACGCCGGACTGAAAATCGTAGGCGTCCCCAAAACCGTCGATAACGACCTGGACGCCACGGACTACACCTTCGGTTTCGATACCGCCGTGGAGATTGCCACCGAGGCCTGCGACCGGCTGCGCACCACCGGTGAATCCCACCACCGCTGCATGGTGGCCGAAGTGATGGGCCGGCATGTCGGCTGGATTGCCCTGCATACCGGTATGGCGGCCGGCGCCCACGCCATCCTGATTCCCGAGCACCCGGTCAGCATTGACCAGATCTCCCAGTGGGTCAGCGATGCCCGGGACCGTGGACGTGCACCGCTGGTGGTGGTGGCCGAAGGATTCGTCACCACCGACATGGAGATGCCGCATTCGGAGCGCGGCCTCGACAGTTTCGGCCGTCCGCGGCTGGGTGGGATCGGCGAACTGCTGGCCCCGGAGATCGAGGCACGGACCGGCATCGAAACCCGGGCCACGGTACTGGGCCATATCCAGCGCGGCGGCGTGCCCACGGCCTTCGACAGGGTCCTGGCCACCCGGCTGGGCATGGCGGCAGTGGATTCGGTGGTGGACGGCCTGTGGGGAACCATGGTGGCGCTGCACGGTACGGATATTGTCCACGTCGGCTTCGAAAAGGCCCTGGGCAACCTCAAGACGGTGCCCGAGCAGCGCTACGACGAGGCTGCCATTCTCTTCGGCTAG
- a CDS encoding GNAT family N-acetyltransferase, with protein MNLDSGTIAIIQLAWSRHLGLADNALAETGTGERIYSVDEQAETACFLRLFGTEVFSGPEWAADRARSQSAAELTRNSGLIKMSMEHGGRVLGAEQLFFADAFPSMVPLEDLAVAYEPDLAAALERLCPPDDVAEASLAGKEEVFVLVDDSLDIPRPVAGAGYSVTDGILADMSVLTAPGHRLQGLGSYISAVALEDAMAGGLIPQWRARLDNIGAARTAVGSGFIPAGSRTSVALSA; from the coding sequence ATGAATCTGGACTCGGGAACCATCGCGATTATCCAGCTGGCCTGGTCCCGCCACCTGGGCCTGGCAGACAATGCCCTCGCAGAGACAGGGACCGGTGAACGCATTTACAGCGTCGACGAGCAGGCCGAAACCGCCTGCTTCCTACGCCTTTTCGGCACCGAGGTCTTCAGCGGACCGGAATGGGCCGCAGACCGCGCCCGCTCCCAGAGCGCAGCGGAGCTTACCCGCAACTCCGGACTCATCAAGATGTCCATGGAACACGGCGGGAGGGTGCTGGGCGCCGAACAGCTGTTTTTCGCCGACGCTTTTCCCAGCATGGTTCCGCTCGAAGACCTCGCCGTAGCCTACGAACCGGACCTGGCCGCCGCCCTGGAGCGGCTCTGCCCTCCGGACGACGTGGCCGAGGCCTCGCTGGCCGGCAAGGAAGAAGTCTTTGTCCTGGTGGACGATTCCCTCGACATCCCCCGGCCGGTGGCCGGCGCCGGCTACAGCGTGACCGACGGCATCCTGGCGGATATGAGCGTGCTGACGGCGCCTGGCCACAGGCTGCAGGGACTGGGCAGCTACATCAGCGCGGTGGCCCTTGAAGACGCCATGGCCGGCGGCCTCATTCCGCAGTGGCGTGCCCGGCTGGACAACATCGGTGCCGCCAGGACCGCCGTCGGCTCAGGATTCATCCCGGCAGGCAGCCGGACTTCCGTAGCCCTGTCCGCGTAG
- a CDS encoding ankyrin repeat domain-containing protein produces MSTPESRPEIDDDVIELAGMVFDAARAGDTEGIRYYLDAGVPVNLTNGSGDNLLMLASYHGHAELTALLVERGADVNTQNDRGQTPLAGAAFKGYVEIFRLLAEAGADPDAGSPTGRDTAGFFKRQEMLDLLG; encoded by the coding sequence ATGAGCACCCCCGAATCCCGCCCAGAAATCGACGACGACGTTATTGAGCTCGCAGGCATGGTCTTTGACGCCGCACGGGCCGGCGACACCGAAGGCATCCGCTACTATCTCGACGCAGGCGTGCCGGTGAACCTGACCAACGGTTCGGGGGACAACCTGCTGATGCTTGCCTCGTACCACGGGCACGCAGAGCTCACGGCACTGCTGGTGGAGCGCGGTGCGGACGTCAACACCCAGAATGACCGCGGCCAGACCCCGCTGGCCGGTGCCGCGTTCAAGGGGTACGTCGAAATCTTCCGTCTCCTTGCCGAGGCGGGCGCGGATCCCGACGCCGGATCCCCCACGGGACGGGACACGGCTGGCTTCTTCAAGCGGCAGGAAATGCTGGACCTGCTCGGCTAG
- the ygfZ gene encoding CAF17-like 4Fe-4S cluster assembly/insertion protein YgfZ has product MTYSSPLLSRHGAVEAGGLDAGTASHYGDPLREQRDLARGTAVVDLSFRGVVTVTGPDRLSWLNTLSSQQVADLQPGVSSELLLLSVQGRIDYDARIIDDGATAWLLVEAAEAPGLTEWLNRMKFMLRVDIADVTDQWAVAGATAEVPQWKQYLRWTDPWPHIGTGGFAYTAVPEDEHPGYERPWFEYLIPRAGFASAIDASGRTLAGSMASEALRIAAWRPRLGAETDEKTIPHELDLIRTAVHLAKGCYKGQETVARVHNLGHPPRRLVFLQLDGSQHTLPAAGSPVLLGERQVGTLTSVGAHYEMGPVGLAVVKRSVDPTVQLVVNDDGELYAAAQEPIVAPDAGAVVGRASGFLKAPRR; this is encoded by the coding sequence ATGACGTATTCCAGCCCCCTGCTCTCCCGCCACGGCGCCGTTGAAGCCGGCGGACTCGACGCCGGTACGGCCTCGCATTACGGCGATCCGCTGCGTGAACAACGCGACCTCGCCCGCGGAACCGCCGTCGTCGACCTGTCCTTCCGCGGCGTTGTCACCGTTACCGGACCCGACCGGCTCAGCTGGCTGAACACCCTGTCCTCCCAGCAGGTGGCCGATCTGCAGCCCGGAGTGAGCTCCGAACTGCTGCTGCTCAGCGTGCAGGGCCGCATCGATTACGACGCACGGATCATTGACGACGGCGCCACGGCCTGGCTGCTCGTGGAGGCCGCCGAAGCGCCCGGCCTGACCGAATGGCTGAACCGGATGAAGTTCATGCTCCGCGTCGACATCGCGGATGTCACTGACCAGTGGGCGGTCGCCGGCGCCACCGCCGAGGTGCCGCAGTGGAAGCAGTACCTGCGCTGGACCGATCCCTGGCCGCACATCGGAACCGGGGGATTTGCCTATACCGCCGTGCCGGAGGACGAGCACCCCGGATACGAGCGGCCCTGGTTCGAATACCTGATTCCGCGCGCCGGGTTCGCAAGCGCCATCGATGCCTCCGGCCGCACCCTCGCCGGCTCCATGGCCTCCGAAGCCCTGCGCATCGCCGCCTGGCGGCCGCGGCTGGGAGCGGAAACGGACGAGAAGACCATCCCGCACGAACTGGACCTGATCCGCACCGCAGTGCACCTGGCCAAGGGCTGCTACAAGGGCCAGGAAACCGTGGCCCGGGTCCATAACCTGGGGCACCCGCCGCGCCGGCTGGTGTTCCTGCAGCTGGACGGTTCGCAGCACACCCTTCCGGCCGCCGGCAGCCCGGTTCTGCTGGGGGAGCGTCAGGTGGGAACCCTGACTTCCGTCGGTGCGCACTACGAAATGGGCCCGGTGGGCCTTGCCGTGGTGAAGCGCTCCGTCGATCCGACCGTCCAGCTGGTGGTGAACGACGACGGTGAGTTGTACGCGGCCGCGCAGGAACCCATCGTCGCCCCCGATGCAGGGGCAGTGGTAGGACGTGCCTCGGGCTTCCTGAAGGCGCCGCGGCGCTAA
- a CDS encoding nitrobindin family protein produces MPMEIPTDLTPELVPLSWLIGTWEGSGRLGEGEADSEHFAQKVTFTQNGLPYLQYTAESWLTDEQGTRLRPLAVETGFWALDRPLNDADGGPGLVPADIVPALRSADEVEELRNDAGGFDITATIVHPGGIAELYYGQIKGPQIQLTTDVVMRGVNSKQYSAATRIYGLVNGDLYWRWDVASEGEALKAHASAILNKTS; encoded by the coding sequence ATGCCAATGGAGATCCCCACCGATCTGACCCCGGAACTGGTACCGCTGTCCTGGCTCATCGGTACCTGGGAAGGGTCCGGACGCCTGGGCGAGGGGGAAGCCGATTCGGAGCACTTCGCCCAGAAGGTCACTTTCACCCAGAACGGCCTGCCGTACCTGCAGTACACCGCGGAAAGCTGGCTCACCGATGAGCAGGGCACCCGGCTGCGGCCGCTGGCAGTGGAAACCGGTTTCTGGGCCCTCGACCGTCCCCTCAATGACGCCGACGGCGGCCCCGGCCTGGTACCGGCGGACATTGTGCCCGCGCTCCGCAGTGCGGACGAGGTCGAAGAGCTGCGCAACGATGCGGGCGGCTTCGATATCACCGCAACCATCGTCCACCCGGGCGGCATCGCAGAGCTGTACTACGGCCAGATCAAGGGACCGCAGATCCAGCTCACCACGGACGTGGTCATGCGGGGCGTGAACTCCAAGCAGTACTCCGCAGCCACCCGTATCTACGGGCTGGTCAACGGAGACCTCTACTGGCGCTGGGACGTTGCTTCCGAGGGCGAAGCCCTCAAGGCCCATGCGTCGGCCATCCTGAACAAGACCTCCTGA
- a CDS encoding winged helix-turn-helix transcriptional regulator, with translation MSHILLLTNSSGSSVHILPALELLNHKVHVVPAEPTALLDTDPSDVILVDARRDLVGARSLTQLLKATGLGTPLILILTEGGMAAVAPNWLADDVILDSAGPAELEARLRLASARGAGAAEAPSTEIRASGVVIDEASYTARVNGTALNLTYKEFELLKYLAQHPGRVFTRDQLLHEVWGYDYYGGTRTVDVHVRRLRAKLGPDHETLIGTVRNVGYRFTRSRAETAAAASQDA, from the coding sequence ATGTCGCACATTTTGCTCCTGACCAACAGTTCCGGTTCTTCTGTGCACATCCTTCCTGCCCTGGAGCTCCTTAACCACAAGGTCCATGTGGTGCCGGCGGAACCGACGGCCCTGCTGGATACCGATCCCAGCGACGTGATCCTGGTGGATGCCCGCAGGGACCTGGTCGGTGCGCGTTCCCTGACCCAGCTCCTGAAGGCCACAGGCTTGGGTACCCCGCTGATCCTCATCCTGACTGAGGGCGGAATGGCCGCCGTCGCCCCGAACTGGCTCGCCGACGACGTCATCCTGGACTCCGCCGGTCCCGCCGAACTGGAGGCACGGCTGCGGCTGGCCTCGGCGCGGGGCGCCGGCGCCGCCGAGGCACCGTCCACCGAGATCCGCGCCTCCGGCGTCGTCATTGACGAGGCCAGTTACACCGCCCGTGTCAACGGAACGGCCCTGAACCTGACCTACAAGGAGTTTGAGCTCCTTAAATACCTGGCGCAGCATCCCGGCCGGGTCTTCACCCGCGACCAGCTGCTCCACGAGGTGTGGGGCTACGACTACTACGGCGGCACCCGGACCGTGGACGTGCATGTCAGGCGGCTGCGGGCAAAGCTGGGACCGGACCACGAAACCCTGATCGGCACGGTCCGCAACGTCGGCTACCGGTTCACCCGGTCCCGGGCGGAAACAGCGGCAGCCGCCAGCCAGGACGCCTGA
- the mshD gene encoding mycothiol synthase — MSEEPQTAWPVVETRGTPEPAALADILQLASAAQDADGNPPLSEQTLVDLRSPGADPDTLSVFTTHALDAGPDTGSGQYLAGVAVLISETPQDPGVLELVVHPNYRSQGVGTALAAAVQDSVRNASSPGEGDPRPAAWSHGNHEAAVELAARFGYRPVRDLWKMRLSRSNASLPEAEFPAGVSLRAFEPGRDEQAWLDANAAAFAHHPEQGSMSLADLQARMDEDWFDPAGFLLAVDDDGKILGFHWTKIHPGTGGHPPIGEVYVVGVSPEAQGRGLGKALTVAGIEHLHAAGLDAVMLYVDADNTPAVALYRRLGFVRWDQDVMYAPA, encoded by the coding sequence ATGAGTGAAGAACCGCAGACAGCCTGGCCCGTGGTCGAGACCCGTGGCACGCCCGAGCCCGCCGCCCTCGCCGACATCCTGCAGCTGGCGTCCGCCGCGCAGGACGCCGACGGCAATCCGCCGCTCTCCGAGCAGACGCTCGTGGACCTGCGGTCCCCCGGCGCCGATCCGGACACGTTGTCCGTCTTCACCACCCATGCCCTGGACGCCGGCCCTGACACCGGCAGCGGACAATATCTGGCCGGGGTTGCCGTCCTGATCTCCGAAACCCCGCAGGACCCGGGCGTACTGGAACTGGTGGTGCACCCGAACTACCGCAGCCAGGGCGTCGGCACTGCCCTTGCCGCCGCCGTGCAGGACTCGGTGCGCAACGCCTCCTCCCCCGGCGAAGGCGACCCCCGGCCCGCTGCCTGGTCGCACGGAAACCACGAGGCCGCCGTCGAGCTCGCTGCCCGCTTCGGCTACCGGCCCGTGCGCGACCTCTGGAAGATGCGCCTGAGCCGGTCCAATGCCTCCCTGCCCGAGGCGGAATTCCCGGCCGGGGTGTCGCTGCGTGCCTTCGAACCCGGCCGCGACGAGCAGGCCTGGCTGGACGCGAACGCCGCCGCGTTTGCGCACCACCCCGAGCAGGGATCCATGAGCCTTGCAGACCTGCAGGCCCGCATGGACGAGGACTGGTTTGATCCGGCAGGCTTCCTCCTCGCCGTGGACGACGACGGGAAGATCCTCGGCTTCCACTGGACCAAGATCCACCCGGGCACCGGCGGACATCCGCCCATCGGGGAGGTCTACGTGGTGGGGGTATCCCCCGAGGCGCAGGGCCGGGGCCTGGGCAAGGCCCTGACCGTGGCCGGCATTGAGCACCTGCACGCCGCGGGCCTGGACGCCGTCATGCTGTACGTCGACGCCGACAACACGCCCGCCGTCGCCCTGTACCGGCGGCTCGGCTTTGTCCGCTGGGACCAGGACGTGATGTACGCACCCGCATAG